From Oryzias melastigma strain HK-1 linkage group LG15, ASM292280v2, whole genome shotgun sequence, one genomic window encodes:
- the irf2bp2a gene encoding interferon regulatory factor 2-binding protein 2-A: MSSAAVAASSRRQSCYLCDLPRMPWAMLWDFSEPVCRGCVNYEGADRIEIVIDSARHLKRVHGFQEGRSPGPGKKEIQAINHPAAGDPGSRPPQPLDRYPLSSDRPPRLGPEYQSGRQANGIPVPNGFTKPDEPPELNRQSPNPRRNSAVPPNLVPLVNGSLPPVHAVNGRGQMGLPADLGKRPASVSSTEHDREGKEKHRPDSLTPEIMESHKSRAEQDWGAKNKTMREFMGGLHPYDPRFKKDHVVMQQRVTGYESSTSATKSDRGKHPRMKRKASPEPEGESTAAKLNGEGQQWLPPPAEGLKMPPVPPPSFVSPPSTISPHSRTTPPEAAQNGQSPMAALIMAADNAGGNSSPKDGNQVHSTTRRNSSSPMSPSSMNQRRLAQREASGAGTPHVPGMDQVHPQNIPDSSVPGSIPLCCTLCHERLEDTHFVQCPSVPSHKFCFPCSRESIKQQGATGEVYCPSGEKCPLVGSNVPWAFMQGEIATILAGDVKVKKERDP, from the exons ATGTCGTCCGCAGCGGTCGCTGCGTCTTCCAGGAGGCAGTCGTGTTATTTATGCGACCTGCCGCGCATGCCCTGGGCCATGCTGTGGGATTTCTCCGAGCCCGTTTGCCGCGGATGTGTCAACTATGAAGGAGCGGACCGCATCGAGATCGTCATCGACTCGGCCCGGCACCTCAAGAGGGTCCACGGCTTCCAGGAGGGCCGCTCCCCCGGGCCGGGGAAGAAGGAGATCCAGGCGATCAACCACCCCGCGGCGGGAGACCCGGGCTCCCGGCCGCCGCAGCCCCTGGACCGCTACCCCCTGTCCTCCGACCGGCCGCCCCGGCTCGGTCCCGAGTACCAGTCCGGGCGGCAGGCGAACGGCATCCCGGTGCCCAATGGATTTACTAAACCCGACGAGCCGCCGGAGCTGAACCGCCAGAGCCCCAACCCGCGCAGGAACAGCGCCGTGCCCCCCAACCTAGTGCCTTTGGTGAACGGGAGCTTGCCTCCGGTGCACGCCGTCAACGGCAGGGGCCAGATGGGGCTTCCCGCCGACCTGGGCAAGAGACCCGCGTCGGTGTCCAGCACCGAGCACGACCGGGAGGGCAAGGAGAAGCACAGACCGGACAGCCTGACCCCGGAGATCATGGAGAGCCACAAAAGCAGGGCCGAGCAGGACTGGGGGGCCAAGAACAAAACCATGAGGGAATTTATGGGGGGGCTGCACCCCTACGACCCCAGGTTCAAGAAGGACCATGTGGTCATGCAACAAAGGGTGACGGGCTATGAGAGCAGCACGTCTGCAACCAAGTCAG ACCGAGGAAAACACCCCCGCATGAAGAGAAAAGCATCACCGGAGCCAGAGGGAGAGAGCACCGCCGCCAAGCTGAACGGGGAGGGACAGCAGTGGTTACCTCCACCCGCCGAAGGACTCAAGATGCCTCCGGTTCCCCCGCCAAGCTTCGTCTCCCCTCCCTCCACGATATCTCCCCACTCCCGCACCACCCCACCCGAGGCAGCCCAGAACGGCCAGTCCCCCATGGCGGCGCTCATCATGGCCGCAGACAATGCAGGCGGGAACAGTTCCCCTAAAGACGGCAACCAGGTCCACTCCACCACCCGCAGGAACAGCAGCAGCCCCATGTCGCCGTCCTCCATGAACCAGAGGAGGCTGGCGCAGAGGGAGGCGTCGGGGGCGGGCACCCCCCACGTGCCGGGCATGGACCAGGTGCACCCCCAGAACATTCCGGACTCCTCGGTACCCGGCAGCATACCCCTGTGCTGCACGCTGTGCCACGAGCGCTTGGAGGACACGCACTTTGTCCAGTGCCCGTCGGTGCCCTCGCACAAGTTCTGCTTCCCGTGCTCGAGGGAAAGCATAAAGCAGCAGGGCGCCACGGGGGAAGTGTACTGTCCCAGTGGGGAGAAGTGCCCCCTGGTTGGCTCGAATGTACCGTGGGCTTTCATGCAGGGGGAGATCGCCACCATCCTGGCGGGGGACGTCAAAGTAAAAAAGGAGAGGGACCCTTGA